The following proteins are encoded in a genomic region of Pueribacillus theae:
- the mutM gene encoding DNA-formamidopyrimidine glycosylase, with the protein MPELPEVETIRKTLERLVIGKKINQVKIRWGKIIKLPSDALEFQTKCMGQTVHAIERRGKFLKFILDDDVLVSHLRMEGRYTLDQGDEPYDKHTHIIFSFTDGSELRYQDVRKFGTMHLFMKGLEEQNPPLSNLGVEPLSSDFTPEVLKTAFGQTTRNIKSILLDQSVVVGLGNIYVDEVLFRAGIHPQQIGINLNDSDIGRLHREIVLTLTEAVEQGGSTVRSYVNSQGEIGKFQFNHFVYGKKGQACPKCGGEIEKMVVAQRGTHFCPTCQKVRK; encoded by the coding sequence ATGCCAGAATTGCCTGAAGTTGAAACAATCCGTAAAACCCTTGAACGTCTTGTGATTGGGAAAAAGATTAACCAAGTAAAGATTCGCTGGGGAAAAATCATTAAATTGCCTTCAGACGCGTTAGAATTTCAAACGAAATGTATGGGCCAAACGGTACATGCCATTGAACGCAGAGGTAAATTCCTCAAATTCATTTTAGACGATGATGTGCTTGTTTCCCATTTAAGAATGGAAGGCCGCTACACATTGGATCAAGGCGATGAACCGTATGATAAGCATACTCATATCATTTTTTCATTTACAGATGGAAGCGAACTCAGATATCAGGATGTAAGAAAGTTTGGAACGATGCATTTATTTATGAAAGGGTTGGAAGAACAAAATCCGCCGCTCTCCAATTTAGGAGTAGAGCCTTTATCGAGCGATTTTACGCCTGAAGTGCTCAAAACAGCGTTCGGTCAGACAACCCGAAACATCAAGTCCATTTTGCTTGACCAGTCTGTCGTAGTTGGTTTAGGCAATATCTATGTGGATGAAGTGCTGTTCCGGGCAGGCATCCATCCGCAGCAAATCGGGATCAACTTAAATGACTCCGATATCGGAAGGCTGCACAGAGAAATTGTTCTAACGTTAACTGAAGCGGTGGAACAAGGAGGAAGCACTGTCCGTTCTTACGTGAATAGCCAAGGCGAAATCGGGAAATTTCAATTTAACCATTTCGTTTACGGAAAAAAGGGCCAAGCTTGTCCGAAATGCGGCGGGGAAATCGAAAAAATGGTTGTTGCCCAACGAGGGACACACTTTTGCCCAACTTGCCAAAAAGTCCGTAAATGA
- the polA gene encoding DNA polymerase I yields the protein MKNKLVLIDGNSILYRAFFALPLLSNSKGIYTNAVYGFAQMLLKVLDEEKPTHLLVAFDASKKTFRHEKYEEYKGGRQKTPPELSEQIPFVHDLLDAFRISKYELENYEADDVIGTLSKQAEDENWEVKVITGDKDLLQLVSDRVSVALTRKGITDVDTYDPVALRERYGIDASQIIDMKSLMGDPSDNIPGVPGVGEKTALKLLKQFGSLETILNSIDEISGKKIKETLENNHDLALLSKELVTIDRNSPIEVSLNDVSYGNYDQESVVRLFTDLEFKSLLDRFEHEESEEAESDSKIDISFETVTELSSNMLKGETALIVEVMEENYHQAEIQGIAIVNETGKYFMTAEDACKSAEFKQWLNDETKKKITFDKKRAEVALGWQNIEIKGFSFDVLIASYLLNTTESRHDIAEIANRENITYVQSDESVYGKGAKRKMPEREALANHLIRKAQAVYELKDILTDKLEKNEQYSLFDQLEMPLSNVLAQMELQGIKVDIDRLKNMGKELDERLKTIEQEVYEEAGVKFNLNSPKQLGEVLFDKLNLPVIKKTKTGYSTSADVLEKLQNQHEIIPKILLYRQLGKLYSTYIEGLLKVVNNNTGKIHTRFNQVLTQTGRLSSIDPNLQNIPIRLEEGRKIRQAFIPSKKGWVIFAADYSQIELRVLAHIAQDEKLIQAFKEDMDIHTKTAMDVFHVAKEEVTPLMRRHAKAVNFGIVYGISDYGLSQSLSITRKEAGEFIDRYLKSFPGVKRYMDEIVQKAKSDGFVTTLLHRRRYLPEIKSRNYNLRSFAERTAMNTPIQGSAADIIKKAMIEMNNRLQSEKLETNMLLQVHDELIFEAPEHEIDKLKQIVPEVMEQAVELDVPLKVDYSYGATWYDAK from the coding sequence TTGAAAAATAAATTAGTTTTGATCGACGGAAACAGTATTTTATACAGGGCGTTTTTTGCTTTGCCGCTTCTCAGCAATTCCAAAGGTATTTATACGAATGCGGTATATGGCTTTGCCCAAATGCTTTTAAAAGTGCTTGACGAAGAAAAGCCAACACATTTGCTTGTTGCTTTTGATGCTAGCAAAAAAACATTCAGACATGAAAAGTACGAAGAATATAAAGGTGGAAGGCAAAAGACGCCGCCTGAGTTGTCTGAACAAATTCCATTTGTCCATGATTTGCTTGATGCGTTTCGCATATCGAAATATGAGCTTGAGAATTATGAAGCAGATGACGTTATCGGAACATTGTCCAAACAGGCAGAGGACGAAAACTGGGAAGTAAAAGTGATCACGGGGGATAAGGATTTACTTCAACTTGTTAGCGATCGTGTTTCTGTTGCTTTAACAAGGAAAGGAATAACCGATGTCGACACATATGATCCTGTGGCCCTAAGAGAGAGGTACGGCATCGATGCCTCGCAAATTATCGATATGAAAAGCTTAATGGGCGACCCTTCCGACAATATTCCCGGTGTTCCAGGTGTTGGCGAAAAAACGGCATTAAAATTATTGAAGCAATTTGGTTCTCTTGAAACCATTTTGAATTCGATTGATGAAATATCCGGGAAAAAAATAAAAGAAACCCTTGAAAATAACCACGATCTTGCGTTGTTAAGCAAAGAGCTTGTAACAATTGACCGCAACAGCCCTATAGAAGTTTCGTTAAATGATGTTTCGTATGGCAATTACGATCAAGAGTCAGTTGTTCGGCTGTTTACTGATTTGGAATTTAAGTCCCTTCTCGATCGGTTTGAGCATGAAGAATCCGAAGAAGCAGAGAGTGATTCAAAGATAGACATCTCTTTTGAAACAGTGACTGAACTTTCTTCTAACATGCTAAAAGGCGAAACAGCTCTTATTGTTGAAGTGATGGAAGAAAATTATCATCAAGCAGAGATTCAAGGGATTGCCATCGTAAATGAAACCGGGAAATATTTCATGACGGCGGAGGACGCATGTAAGTCGGCCGAGTTCAAACAGTGGCTGAATGATGAGACAAAGAAAAAAATCACTTTTGACAAAAAGCGGGCAGAGGTTGCGTTAGGATGGCAGAATATAGAGATAAAAGGGTTTTCATTCGATGTCCTTATCGCTTCCTACTTGCTTAATACAACGGAATCCCGCCACGACATTGCCGAAATTGCCAATAGAGAGAACATCACGTACGTCCAATCTGATGAATCGGTGTACGGGAAAGGCGCAAAAAGAAAAATGCCTGAACGTGAAGCCTTGGCAAATCATCTCATTCGAAAAGCACAGGCAGTCTATGAATTAAAGGATATATTAACCGATAAACTTGAAAAAAATGAACAATACTCCCTTTTTGATCAACTTGAAATGCCTCTTTCAAATGTACTCGCTCAAATGGAGCTTCAAGGGATAAAAGTAGACATTGATCGGTTAAAAAATATGGGGAAAGAACTTGATGAACGATTAAAAACAATCGAACAAGAGGTATACGAAGAAGCAGGTGTCAAATTTAATTTAAATTCCCCGAAACAGCTTGGGGAAGTCTTATTCGATAAACTGAATCTCCCGGTCATCAAAAAAACAAAGACAGGTTACTCAACTTCTGCAGATGTGTTGGAAAAGCTGCAAAACCAACACGAAATCATTCCGAAAATTTTACTGTATAGGCAGCTTGGCAAACTTTATTCAACGTACATTGAAGGGCTATTGAAAGTTGTAAATAACAACACAGGAAAAATTCATACGCGCTTTAATCAAGTGTTAACACAAACCGGCCGGCTCAGTTCGATAGATCCCAACCTTCAAAACATCCCAATTCGTTTGGAAGAAGGAAGAAAAATACGGCAAGCCTTTATTCCATCTAAAAAAGGCTGGGTTATCTTTGCGGCTGATTATTCTCAAATTGAATTGCGGGTACTTGCCCATATCGCCCAAGATGAAAAACTAATCCAGGCTTTCAAAGAAGATATGGATATTCATACAAAAACAGCGATGGACGTCTTCCATGTAGCAAAAGAAGAAGTCACTCCGCTTATGAGGCGCCATGCAAAAGCGGTCAATTTCGGAATTGTATATGGAATTAGCGACTACGGGCTGTCCCAAAGCTTAAGCATTACAAGAAAAGAAGCTGGCGAATTTATCGATCGTTACTTAAAAAGCTTCCCGGGCGTAAAAAGATATATGGACGAAATTGTTCAAAAAGCAAAAAGCGATGGCTTTGTCACGACATTGCTTCATAGAAGAAGATATTTGCCTGAAATCAAGAGCCGAAATTATAATTTAAGAAGCTTTGCGGAACGGACAGCAATGAACACACCGATTCAGGGCAGTGCTGCAGATATTATTAAAAAAGCGATGATTGAAATGAATAACCGCTTGCAATCAGAAAAACTTGAGACAAATATGCTTCTTCAAGTTCATGATGAGCTAATATTCGAAGCGCCAGAACATGAAATTGATAAATTAAAGCAAATTGTCCCAGAAGTTATGGAGCAGGCTGTGGAATTGGATGTGCCGCTTAAAGTCGATTACTCTTATGGCGCTACGTGGTACGATGCGAAATAA
- the mdh gene encoding malate dehydrogenase, which yields MGIKRKKISVIGSGFTGSTTALMLAQKELGDVVLVDIPQMENPTKGKALDMLQASPVQGFDCNIKGTADYSETAGSDIVIITAGVARKPGMSRDDLVNTNAGIMKSVSKEVAKYSPETIIIVLSNPVDAMTYTAFKETGFPKERVIGQSGVLDTARFRAFIAQELNLSVKDVTGFVLGGHGDDMVPLVRYSYAGGIPLEKWIGKERLEEIVQRTRTGGGEIVNLLGNGSAYYAPAASLVEMAETILKDQRRVLPVIAYLEGEYGYDGIYLGVPTILGGNGVERVIELDLTEEEQAQLDKSADSVRNVLKVLE from the coding sequence GTGGGAATTAAACGTAAAAAAATTTCTGTCATTGGAAGTGGATTTACCGGTTCGACAACTGCTCTCATGCTAGCTCAAAAAGAGCTTGGCGATGTTGTATTAGTTGATATCCCACAAATGGAGAACCCTACAAAAGGTAAAGCGCTAGATATGCTTCAAGCAAGTCCAGTCCAAGGATTTGACTGCAATATTAAAGGTACAGCTGACTATAGTGAGACAGCCGGCTCCGATATCGTTATCATTACTGCCGGTGTTGCACGGAAACCAGGTATGAGCCGGGACGATCTCGTCAATACAAACGCAGGAATCATGAAATCCGTTTCCAAAGAAGTGGCGAAGTATTCTCCTGAAACCATTATTATCGTTTTATCAAATCCGGTTGATGCAATGACGTATACAGCATTCAAAGAAACTGGATTTCCGAAAGAACGTGTCATTGGGCAATCAGGGGTGCTAGATACTGCGCGTTTTCGTGCGTTTATCGCACAAGAATTGAACCTATCCGTCAAAGATGTGACAGGTTTTGTTCTTGGAGGCCACGGGGATGACATGGTTCCGCTCGTTCGCTATTCCTATGCAGGGGGCATTCCGTTAGAAAAATGGATTGGCAAAGAACGCTTGGAAGAAATTGTTCAACGGACCCGTACAGGCGGCGGCGAAATTGTAAATTTACTCGGCAATGGAAGTGCATACTATGCGCCGGCCGCATCTCTCGTTGAAATGGCTGAAACCATTTTGAAAGACCAACGCCGGGTGCTTCCAGTTATTGCTTACTTGGAAGGCGAGTATGGTTACGATGGCATTTACCTTGGTGTTCCGACGATTCTCGGCGGCAATGGAGTGGAAAGAGTCATTGAATTAGACTTAACAGAGGAAGAGCAAGCCCAGCTTGATAAATCAGCTGATTCGGTACGAAATGTTTTGAAAGTATTAGAATAA
- the icd gene encoding NADP-dependent isocitrate dehydrogenase, with protein sequence MANGEKITVQNGQLNVPNHPIIPFIEGDGIGPDIWAAASRVLDAAVEKAYKGEKKIVWTEVLAGEKAHNQTGNWLPDETLEKIREYIIAIKGPLTTPIGGGFRSLNVALRQELDLFACVRPVRWFQGVPSPIKRPELTDMVIFRENTEDIYAGIEYQEGTPEVKKVIDFLQNEMGVSKIRFPETSGIGIKPISEEGTKRLVRAAIQYAITEGRKNVTLVHKGNIMKFTEGAFKNWGYEVAEEEFGDKVFTWAEYDRIVEKDGKDAANNAQSEAEKAGKIIVKDAIADIFLQQILTRPAEFDVVATMNLNGDYISDALAAQVGGIGIAPGANINYESGHAIFEATHGTAPKYAGLDKVNPSSVILSGVLMLEHLGWREAANLVINAIEKTIASKVVTYDFARLMEGATEVKTSEFGDALIKNME encoded by the coding sequence ATGGCAAATGGTGAAAAAATTACAGTTCAAAATGGACAGTTAAACGTTCCAAATCACCCAATTATTCCTTTTATTGAAGGGGATGGCATTGGGCCGGATATTTGGGCGGCTGCTTCTCGGGTTCTCGACGCAGCAGTTGAAAAAGCGTATAAAGGTGAAAAGAAAATAGTTTGGACAGAAGTTCTCGCTGGTGAAAAAGCGCATAATCAAACTGGAAATTGGCTTCCTGATGAAACACTTGAAAAGATTAGAGAATACATAATTGCGATAAAAGGGCCTCTTACAACACCAATTGGCGGTGGATTTCGTTCACTTAACGTTGCATTAAGACAAGAACTTGATTTATTCGCATGTGTCCGCCCTGTTCGTTGGTTCCAAGGCGTTCCGTCACCAATCAAACGCCCAGAACTAACTGACATGGTTATTTTCCGTGAAAATACAGAAGATATTTATGCAGGAATAGAATATCAAGAAGGCACTCCTGAAGTAAAAAAAGTGATTGATTTCCTTCAAAACGAGATGGGAGTCAGCAAAATCCGCTTTCCAGAAACTTCTGGCATAGGAATTAAGCCGATCTCTGAAGAAGGAACAAAGCGACTCGTAAGAGCAGCGATTCAATATGCAATTACTGAAGGCCGTAAAAATGTGACACTCGTTCATAAAGGAAACATTATGAAATTTACTGAAGGAGCTTTCAAAAATTGGGGCTACGAAGTAGCTGAAGAAGAATTTGGCGATAAAGTATTTACATGGGCTGAATACGACCGAATTGTAGAAAAAGATGGCAAGGACGCTGCCAATAATGCGCAATCTGAAGCAGAAAAAGCAGGGAAAATCATCGTTAAAGATGCGATTGCGGATATTTTCCTACAACAAATTTTGACTCGTCCGGCTGAATTCGATGTCGTTGCTACGATGAACTTGAACGGCGACTACATCTCTGATGCACTTGCAGCGCAAGTTGGCGGAATTGGAATTGCCCCTGGAGCGAATATTAACTACGAATCAGGACATGCCATCTTTGAAGCGACACACGGGACAGCTCCAAAATATGCGGGTTTAGACAAAGTAAATCCTTCATCTGTTATTTTATCTGGTGTTTTAATGCTTGAACATCTAGGCTGGCGCGAAGCTGCTAACCTTGTGATCAATGCGATTGAAAAAACCATCGCAAGCAAGGTTGTAACTTATGATTTCGCTCGTTTAATGGAAGGTGCCACTGAAGTCAAAACTTCAGAATTTGGAGATGCATTAATTAAAAACATGGAGTAA